The genome window CACACATCTAGCATGCACTAGCACATATAGTTCCACATTATTATTAcaagaagggtgtgtctagactggcaagattttgcgcaaaagcagacacttttgtgcaaaatcttgccgcctgtctacactggctgtgagtatttgcacaagaacactgactttgtactgtacaaaatcagtggttcttgtgcatatattttgatgctcccgctcaaggataaaccctcttgcgcaagtattcttgcacaagagggccagtgtagacagggaggttaattttttgctcaagaaagcccaatggctaaaatggccatcggagctttcttgcacaagagagcgcctacactggcacggatgcttttgctcaaaagatgtcttttccgttaaaagtatttgcgcgaaatcatgccagtctagacgcagcctaggtgttTAGTGCGTAGAGACCCCAACTAAGAAGAGGGTTCCAAGGTGGTAGGTGGTGGATGTGCACATAAAAAGAAAGTTTGTCTGCAACAATACAATTATAGCTAATGTATAGCTACACAAAGATGGTAAGAAACTTACTATAAAATTGAAGTAAATCTAGAAAAACATTGTTGTGAATTGAAACattcaacaaaatgtttcatttaaaaatatcaaaatagaATGTTTTGATCTTTTGAGGATttaagggagagagaagggggaattTCAATCAAAACAATTTTACTTGACACAAATTCATTAGCTGTTTCCATCAACCTGAATGTACACCTTTCAGGAAAAAAGTTTAATGTGAAAGATTTTACGTGGCTCTAGTCATGGTTGAAATTAACCCTGTGCGTGACTTATCTACTTCACGGGGATGAGGGGATGTCTAAAGTGTAAATGTTAATAAAATTGTTTGAGATCCTTATAAAAAGGGACCTGCAGCATGGCCAGGAGTTTTATTAATAACGGAGGAATCTTCTTTTactatcttaaattgtgtttgaTTTAGTTATGTGCCTAACtcattctctttccttttttttctctagGAGCTCATCACTGTTGCAGTTGGCTCCTAAAAGAAGATGGAAGAGATCCTGGCTGATCTGTGTGGTACCAGTCCGGAAGACCCACTTCCTGTGTGGATCCATGGTAGTGTTGGTCACTGCTTTAACCAGCTGATTTTGAATGTTGTCCCTCATGTGATCCTTGCATTAGTAAGTGCCTGCTACCTCGGCACTCCAAGGTATGATAGCCATCTGTGTCTCTTCTTCTTTGTAATGAAGAATGTGGGAAAAGTCTCCTGAATGATGGAAATAATTTCTCTTTGTGCCATGTGGCAGCTACCTGCAGGTAACATTCACAGTCTTGAGTTTACTTCCTTTTGGGCAGAGTGCTTGAGCACATGCAGAGTGAAAAGCACTATTAGGCTCTATTTAATCTATCCCTATCTCTgcctcagggccagtgtagaatcTGGCCCTACAGTTTATTCCCCAGGGTCCAGTTTCAGATACTCTAGCGTGTGAAGACTCTACTGTTTCCATTTAGGAAATGATTCCAAAGCTTAAAATTGTCCCTAATATTTCCTGATAGTCAGCTGAcacattctcttttgaaaaaagttttatttATCCTGGATTGTTATTTTGTTACATTATACAAAATAGCTAAGCCAGTTGTactattttctccttcctcctactTATATATTAGGTGCCACCCTAAACAATTCCTCATCTACCTTTCATAATTATAGGTGGTTATCATGTCCCTCCTGAGTCATTTCTTAACCAAGCACATATATTCTCTGTATCTCGTTCCCTTTAGCCCCTtaagttgtattattattttttaaaacaagagtaGTCCTAAATGTCACTTGGTTCTAAATTTACTGTAACCTCTCAAGAGAAATACTTGTTTATCACTGTAGACAGCtcactgaaaacatctgctcagtttGCAGTAACAGGTAGTTAAACACATTCATAATTCTGCATAAGggacaaaatggagaaaaataCTATAATGCCATTACACAGAGCAATTTCCTCACCTGGAAATAGTGTATATAGCTGGATCACAatatctcaaaaaagatttagTAGAAATAGAGGGAGTTCAGAGGCTAATACAGTAATAAGAATGATTAGaggcctggaaaaaaaaaaacttctgaagagagatttaaaagattgaAAATATTTAGGTTATAGAGGATATAAATACAAGGTGACATTGAGACATTATATAAAATAATTTCTCTACATCATTTATTACATTAGTTTCTCCTATTTACTCTCATAATTAACAAATTACAATGTTCAATGAAATTGAAAGGCCATAAATATATTCCTGATAAGGAAATTGTTATGCAGTGGATAATTAGCCAGTGAAATTCTTTGTCGCAAGACATTGCTGAGGTAAAACGTTTAGGAGGGATTAAGAAAAAATTGATATTTGTATGAAGAATGTGAACATCCAGAATTATATTAGGATAAAAATATATGTTTATCAGGGATTTAAACTATTATGGGTCAGGACTTAATTCAACCGTCAAGTACCACAGGTTAGGTAGAAGTTTCCTCATGGGAAGGTTCTTCCATAGTTGTTAACTGTGGGGTTTCTTGCATCTTTTTCTAAGGTATGCTCTATTGGCCACTGTGAGAAACAAGATACCAGAGTATATTAACATGATCTGAAAAGCAGTGGCAATTTTTGTCATCCTAAAAAGCTCTGGATAGGACAAAGAGCCTGTTGTTATCTGTATGGGCGAGAAATAGGAATGACTGGGTAATGGTGGGAAgagcagagggaggaaggagagaagtgATCACAGCTGATGGAACAGTAGCTGGCTCACTGTGAAGCTTTCACCATCTTTCTCTCCACTAGATCTGTCCCAGGGGCTTCCCACAGACCTGGCTGGAAATGCAGAATCACTGCCTCCTTCATGCTCACCGTCCTGCCCATCCTTGGTATAATCTCAGCAGCCATCTCTCAACAGGAGTTGGGCACCCTGTACCTGACAGTGATGACAAATGGCATTGCCATGCTGGCATGGCTCACTCATAGCCTGGCACTCCTCATGCTTTATAGGTCCACATATGGCTCTTCCCGTGGCCCTGCAGCCATGGTGCTGCTAGCCCTcttccctatccctgcccttaTCATCACACTAGTATGGTGCTGCAAGAATGGGTTGGCCGGGCCCTACCTCCATGCTGCTCATATCTTCAGACTCTCCATCCTCTGCCTGCAGTTGGCCACTCTACTTATCTATGTGATTGGCTATATTACTCCTGTTGCCAGCAGGCAAGATTTTTGCTCCATCAATGACTTGGGGCAGCATGAACCTCTCATCACAGAATCAGGGATCCCAGTGTCTACCTGGCAGGGAGTGGCAGAAGATGGTGAAAGCTGGCTCTCACGCTTCTCTTATACTTGGATGAACCCTCTTATGAAACGTGGTTACCAGTGTATGCTGAATCGGCCACAGGATATCTATCTGCTACCTCGACGTCTCCAGGCTGCCAGGGTCCGTGACCACTTCTATTCGTGTTGGCAGGAAAAAGCAGCTCTCAGCCGAAAGGAGGAAGATGCAATGTCTTCCACTAGCCCAATTATCACCAGAAGTGATGGGACTGGGTATGCCTTCCCCTCTTCAAAGAGCCCTTGTGACACCCAGCAGGCTGTGCAACTCCTCTCAGTACTTCATGCAGCCTTTGGGCTCCGCTACTACTCCCTAGGGCTCCTCAAACTGGCTGGTAGCCTGTTGGGCTTCTCAGGTCCCCTGCTCCTGAACCTACTTGTTGGCTTCATGGAGTCACACCAGGAGCCtctgagccatggggtgctgtacgccctcggcCTCTTTGCTGGTTCTTTTCTGGGTGCTCTCTTGCGGAACCAATTCAACTATGAGGTGAACAAGGTGATGCTGACAGTACGTGCAGCAGTCATCTCTGCCATTTATCGCAAGGCCCTGCGGGTTAGTGGCAGCAGTCTGGCTGACTTCACGATGGGTGAGATTGTCAATTTTATGAGCACAGACACTGATCGGCTGGTCAACTTCTGTGTCAGTTTCCATGAGGTATGGAGTCTCCCTGTGCAGTTTGCCATCACCCTCTTCCTGCTCTACCAGCAGGTGGGGGTGGCCTTCCTGGgaggcctggccctggccctgctgcttgtGCCAGTGAACAAGGTCATAGCAAACCGTATCATGGAGAACAACAAGGAGATGCTGAAGTACAAAGACACACGAGTTAAGGTGAGACCGCCTTTGGGTTTATTGCTGCATTTTCTTCCTGATCATTCTTAGAACTGTGGCTATGTACTTTGGAACCCAGTCAATGAGGAAAACCCTAATGGGAGTGCAGAAAGGTCAGATACCTGAGGGGTACAGCACAAAGCATTGTCATTATGATTCCACCTAGAAGGAAGCTGTTCTGTCATGTCATTTTATGGTGTTTATTGCTCCCCAGGCATGTCCAGTCTCTCCCATAGATGCCTGTCCTGTGTGTAGCAGTTACTGTGAAACCCGTGGTCCCATTCCCTCGAGACACTCTTCCCATTGATGCGTATTAATCTTGGGAACCCTGCCCACTGCTGATTCAAAGTGCCtatgtttaacatttttatcgtGGTTATGTGTCTCTCTGATTTGGCACCCTCAGAATCCATATCATTCTGTCTCTTGCTTCTGCACTGACTCTTCTCCCTTGGGATTACTATCCAAGGGCACGTCTACAGAACagagctaaagccgaaataagctatgcagcttgagctacgttaattttggtgctgtctatatagCAGGAAGTCcaattagagcactcttcccatACATcttgtataatgagggttacaggagtcggagtaagaagtcctccagcttgaccttATTTTGACAttctgttgaaataactgcttgtagtgtagacgtggactgctgtgtagacgtacccttagtgtcctGGGCTCCAGTATGATAAGATTGTATGGTAATGTTTTAACCTAGCATCTGCAGTGGTGACAGAGGTTTTTCCAGACCCACCAATTTTTTTGCAATTTTCCACCCATATTTTAGAAACATAAAAATGTAAGTCTCATTCCTATATGCATTGTACATCTATAAGAGCATTTGCAGTATGTTTCTGGAAGAAGTTATCTCTAGTtctaccctccccctcccgccccaggatGGTCTTCTCTAGATAAGTCAGAACCACTCTGCCGGATGAATCTTCTGTGAGGATTCAGTTGTCTGGCTTAGATTTTAAATACTGAATGTTTAGTTTTACTTCAAACACCACAGAGCTCAAATAGGCAGGGGCAGCATCAGAGAAGATGGATCAAAGTTCTTGACTGTTGCTACTGCCAGTTGTAGACTAGAACATGTCTCTGTTTCTCCACCTTTTATCCCCCTCTGTCCAATCTGTTTTGGCTAGTGTCTGGTGTAACATGGCTCTGGAGGGCAGAAGAGACTGATCTGGGTCTGTTCTGCTTGCCTCTCTGCCCACAGCTAATGACAGAGTTCCTCTGTGGCATAAGAGTGATCAAGTTTTACACCTGGGAGCAGCACTTTGGTGCCCGGATAAATGCCTGCCGAGCCAAGGAGCTACAGAAGCTGCGAGCCATCAAGTATCTGGATGCCGTGTGTGTGTACTTGTGGGCAGCATTGCCAGTAGTCGTCTCCATTGTCATCTTCATCACCTATGTACTGCTGGGGCACCAGCTCACTGCCACCAAGGTGAATGACAGAGGAGACTTGTGCAAACCCATTTCTCTCCTCAGACTGATGTGGGAGGAGAGTTTTCAGAATCATCCTAATTGGAATAACCATGGGGCTCCACTCCCTTATGGGATTCCATTGCTCTGAGATCTCCCCTGGGAACAGAGCTCAGCCCATACTGCTGAGTGCAGCTGTAGAATAAAGTTCAGTACCCATCTGTATGTTGTGACCCTTCCCCAGGTGCAAGGACATCTGTCCACGtggtcttcctcctccccatcatgaTCTCTAATCTGGGAAATGTATGGAGGGGTGCCAAAGGCTTACTATCCCTCAATTGTTTATTGTATCCCTCTCTGCCACAGGTGTTTACAGCCTTGGCGCTTGTTGGGATGCtgatttttcccctcaataacttcccGTGGGTGTTGAATGGAGTCTTGGATGCCAAAGTGTCTCTGGATCGCATACAGCGTTTCCTTGAACTCTCTGACCAGAACCTGCAGGCTTATTACACCATAGGTATGAAGACAGGAGCTGGGACACAAGCAGGAGTGGGTGCTGTGGGCATTGGGGTGGAATTTCCATGTGTGGGGTGTGAAGAGAATGGAGAAGTCTGAATACTGAAAGTGCTTGTGCCAGAGGGCATAGGTCTAAAGGAAACGGGTTCGCTGACCCTAGTGCCGTTAGATAACTGCTCCGTAACTGAACTCCATAGGGTGCTGAGCAGTGCGCTGTGCTCCTTTCAGTCAGTCTGAGGGAAGCACACGCTCTGGATCTGTGGAAGTGTCCCCATTAGAGAACAGGGCAACAGCATCACTCTCCACCAGCACCAAACAGACCATTCCTGTGCCTGCTGATTCCTGCCTTTGTATATTCCCAAAGCAAAGGCTGTTTGCTCATTTCTACAAAATCTCCCTCAACACTGAAGCCATCAGCCCTGTTGGCTTTGGTTGGCAGAATGGGTGGAACCTCTGCACTCTCTTCTGTGATACTTccctccgcccccttcccctgtTGCCAGCTCCCTGCTGTTTCTTCCACCCGCAGACATAGGAAGTTCAGTTTGTTTTTAGAATGACTCCATGAGCTTCCTGCAGGGATTCAGAGACAGGTAGAAGAGAGAGGTTACAACAGGGTAGTGTCTCGGTGTCACACAGTGGCATTGTACAGCCGAGTGGAGCATGTCTGAGCTGTGTCCTTGTGTACTCTAGGAGTGGAGCTAATGGTGCTAGCAGCATCCAAGGTTGTCTGGGCTGCTATCCCTCAAAAACATGCTGCAGGAGTGGCGGAGCCAGCCTAGTGTCTCCGTTGCGTTTTCTGACCCTTTTCTTTTGCCAGATGGCCCCACAGACCCATCCTCTGCACTGGAAATGCATCAGTCTGCCTTCTCCTGGTCATCGGCAAAGGAGGAGAGCACCAGGCAGCATCTGGCCAGAGGGTCTCAACAGATCTTCATTCAGGACCTGGCAGTGGCAAAggtgagtgggggtgcagggaatATAGAAGAGGGAGCCATCACTAGAAGGGTCAAGTGTTAATACATTACATCTGGCTTCTGCTTCTTTCCCTCTGCAGGGGGTGCTGGTGGGAGTTGTTGGGAAGGTTGGCTGTGGGAAAAGCTCTCTGCTTGCAGCAATTACTGGAGAACTCAACAGGTAAATAGCCATATAAGACATCTCaaactctcctcctgccccatctcctaCCACCTCTGCTACAAAGGATTTTCCATGGGCTAGACCCATATACCAGGCATGCACTCCCTGTattgttttttctcttcctttgctGCCTCCCTATTCTTTCCGGCTTTGGGGTGTTTGCAGACTTGGCGGACAAGTGTATGTCTGGGATCTGGAGCAAGGATTcggcctggccacccaggagccctGGATCCAGTTTACTACTGTCCGTGAGAACATCCTCTTTGGAAGGGACTATGATGCCAGGCTCTACCAGGAGGTGCTTGAGGCTTGTgcactttctgatgatctgaatgTAAGTGCCCTGTGATGCGCACGTCCCACCAGCTTCCTCGGGTCCTGCCCTGAATCTGAGCCTGAATCTTAACTTCTCAGTCAGGGCATAGAACCTatttccccagcctctccctccttcctaaGCCAAATGCGCCCTTTGTTCATTTTCATTACCGGCATTGAGtcactcccttcccttcctttggGCTGAGGCAATGCTTATACTGTTTCTTCTAAGGCTTATCTTGAGCAGAAAGATCTGAATCCCAAGGAAGGGAGAGGTTGTTCAAAGCTGCCCTAGTATTCCCATTAATAAGCCATCAGGTTCTGGCCATAGGGAAATGATCAGAAGCCAATACTTCATTGGAGCAGACAGCCCTTCCCTGGGATCTGGTGGGGCTACGCAGCAAGAAAAGAGTGTTGAATTTTCATCCTCTATGTGGGACTGCTGGTAGTATCAAGGCAGCAGCCCCAGATGTCCCAAGGAACTGCAGTGCAGACTCCTTTTGTAAAAGGAAGCAGAACATATCTCTGAATAGGCCTGATGATACCCCACATCTCAATCCTAAAGAGAGCTAAAAGGAAAGAATTTATCATCTAGGTTGATTCAAACTCTCACCCTTCTCCAATCAGTAATACACATCCCATCTAGGAAGCACATTAGACACATTAGTTCATGAACCCTCCTACAATCTCTGGGAGGGAAGGATTGTTCTTCCATTACATAGACAGGGAAGCAAAAACACACAGAGGCTAATGGTCTGGTTTTTCCAAGATGGTGAGCACTTGCATCTCCCTTTGACTGCAGTGGGAGATGTGGGTGCTCAgagtctctgaaaatcaggccacttgtGTCTTGTCcaaagtctcttagggtatgtctacactaccccgctagttcgaactagcggggtaatgtaggcataccgcacttgcaaatgaagcccgggatttgaattttccgggcttcatttgcataagcggggagccgccatttttaaaaccccgctggttcgaaccccgtgcagcgcagctacacggggctcgaactaggtagttcggactaggcttcctattccaaactaccggtacacctcgttccacgaggcggctccccgcttatgcaaatgaagcccgggaaattcaaatcccgggcttcatttgcaagtgcggtatgcctacattaccctcctagttcgaactaggagggtagtgtagacatacccttagtgagctaGTGTTAGTGCCAGGAATAGAACTCAGGAGCCTTGATTCTGCATCCCTGATTTCACTTTGCCTCTGTGAAGCAACTTTGTAAATGGATCATCTTGTGTGTTTCACTTCTAGATCTTACCAGCAGGTGACCAGACAGAGGTGGGTGAGAATGGAGTGACACTCAGTGGGGGACAGAAGGCTCGAATCGCCCTCGCTAGAGCGGCTTATCAGGTAAATAGAAGAGTGACCCTACAGAGGGCCAGTTGTAGCAGGTGCATTGTCCAAGAGCCAAGGCTgggctagagaagcaggaagtacCCAACTGCCAGAGCTCCTACAGCACAGCATCCAGCTCCTCCTGTCCATCTAGGCTGGGTCTAAaggagctgagagtttccctAAGCCAGTGCACTTTCACCATTCTCTATAGCACAACCTGCTGTGGAAGCTGGTACTGAAGCAACGTAGGAGATGTATATCTGTCTTTTCTTCCTCAGGAAAAGGAGATTTATCTGCTTGATGATCCACTGGCAGCTGTTGATGCTGATGTAGCCAATCATCTTATGCAAAAATGCATCCTGGGATTTCTCAAACACAAGACCAGAATCCTTTGCACACACAGGACGGAGTTTTTAGAGAATGCTGACACCTTGCTGCTCATGGACAATGGCAGAATAGTCAAGATAGGTACTGTGGCACACCTGCTTTGTTTCAGACTGTGTACCAGAGGGCTAAGAACTCCATCCCAGTCTTATTAGACAGACTGATGAGCTGTGAATTCAGATGGAAAATGGCCATATGGAATCAAAGCAGACAGTTGCAAAGAGGCTGGAGTAAATTAGTGAGAGCCCAAGGGAAGAGGCCTCTGGATAAGCTGGAAGAACTGGGACATGTTGAATGTACAATAGTATGAATAAAATAGACAGATTCAGAAGAGATGGGCATTGGGGTAAGATGGAATGGAGGGCCAGGAATCTGTGGAGCAGGGTTGCGGGTACTAATAGAGGAATAGGAGGGCAGAGATAGAAGTAAATTGAGCTGTCTTGTACCTAATAACTGAAACTTCCACAGCTAGTATCTGCTCCTTAGGATCTCTGCAGTGTATAaaacactcacactctctctttctAGGGACCCCATCTGAAATCCTGCCACTAGTGGAAGCCACCCCAAAAGTCAACGAGGAGAATAAAAGGAGGCAGAATAAAGGTCAATATATGGCGGTTTGAGTGGCATTGCTGAAAGTGGGTGGGGTCCCTGTGGCTTGGGATAAACATCCACGTGGAACTGCTTTCTGCCGTTATCTGATCTCCAAGCAGGAATTCAGGACAGTTGTACTAGTGGGGCAGGGTGGAGTAGGAAAACAACTAACGGAAATtgagggagacagaggaagggacTTGCTCAACATCACAGAGTGAGTTGGGATTATTAAACTCCTGGTTCCCAGCTTTTTGCTTGGTCTGCTGACAAGGCCTTGCCTCCTTTTCATGGCAAAAATAGAGCATATGATATATGTGGAAAAGGTCTCCATATACAGGTGTCTCTGAGTCCCCCTGGCTCCTCAGTGCTAATTAAAAGCtgaaatggggataattaaaTGGATAGCTGTGGAGCTTGGAAAAGAACCCCCATTCCCACACCTTTCACAGTGGGGTATTTTCCGTGCTTGGGATGAAGGGGACATTGGATACTGGCAAGGAAGCAGTGTACTGATGTGCATTCCcacgtgccacaggacttcctGATAGATGCCTATGGTAGAGGGTACAGCTTCATGAACTCTGttgcaaaagaaag of Pelodiscus sinensis isolate JC-2024 chromosome 3, ASM4963464v1, whole genome shotgun sequence contains these proteins:
- the ABCC10 gene encoding ATP-binding cassette sub-family C member 10 isoform X3, with protein sequence MEEILADLCGTSPEDPLPVWIHGSVGHCFNQLILNVVPHVILALVSACYLGTPRSVPGASHRPGWKCRITASFMLTVLPILGIISAAISQQELGTLYLTVMTNGIAMLAWLTHSLALLMLYRSTYGSSRGPAAMVLLALFPIPALIITLVWCCKNGLAGPYLHAAHIFRLSILCLQLATLLIYVIGYITPVASRQDFCSINDLGQHEPLITESGIPVSTWQGVAEDGESWLSRFSYTWMNPLMKRGYQCMLNRPQDIYLLPRRLQAARVRDHFYSCWQEKAALSRKEEDAMSSTSPIITRSDGTGYAFPSSKSPCDTQQAVQLLSVLHAAFGLRYYSLGLLKLAGSLLGFSGPLLLNLLVGFMESHQEPLSHGVLYALGLFAGSFLGALLRNQFNYEVNKVMLTVRAAVISAIYRKALRVSGSSLADFTMGEIVNFMSTDTDRLVNFCVSFHEVWSLPVQFAITLFLLYQQVGVAFLGGLALALLLVPVNKVIANRIMENNKEMLKYKDTRVKLMTEFLCGIRVIKFYTWEQHFGARINACRAKELQKLRAIKYLDAVCVYLWAALPVVVSIVIFITYVLLGHQLTATKVFTALALVGMLIFPLNNFPWVLNGVLDAKVSLDRIQRFLELSDQNLQAYYTIDGPTDPSSALEMHQSAFSWSSAKEESTRQHLARGSQQIFIQDLAVAKGVLVGVVGKVGCGKSSLLAAITGELNRLGGQVYVWDLEQGFGLATQEPWIQFTTVRENILFGRDYDARLYQEVLEACALSDDLNILPAGDQTEVGENGVTLSGGQKARIALARAAYQEKEIYLLDDPLAAVDADVANHLMQKCILGFLKHKTRILCTHRTEFLENADTLLLMDNGRIVKIGTPSEILPLVEATPKVNEENKRRQNKVSSEQGQEEDMEIQTEELGQANCLLQREEEKKKGAVAFQVYRAYWLAVGSCLALSILFSLFLMQASGNVSVWWLSHWISNLPQTANISTRPLSASFPSPQLLLFSLAGLISRIQVLGTAPIYPNSTLDVNFYLTVYGGIAGANSFFTLLRAFLFAYGTIRAATVIHSRLLQRVMKAMVTFFDVTPTGRILNRFSSDLYCVDDSLPFILNIFLANVFGLLGMLVMITYGLPWIGLILLPLAALYFSIQRYYRRTSRELKRLYSLTLSPIYTHFSETLTGLSTIRATRATERFEAENQLRLEQNQRCLFAGNTAMQWLDIRLQMIGVAVVTAIAGIAIIQHQRQLGNPGVRSLRHVHAWPLGPTMKTLEKGLGSSALT
- the ABCC10 gene encoding ATP-binding cassette sub-family C member 10 isoform X2; translation: MLTVLPILGIISAAISQQELGTLYLTVMTNGIAMLAWLTHSLALLMLYRSTYGSSRGPAAMVLLALFPIPALIITLVWCCKNGLAGPYLHAAHIFRLSILCLQLATLLIYVIGYITPVASRQDFCSINDLGQHEPLITESGIPVSTWQGVAEDGESWLSRFSYTWMNPLMKRGYQCMLNRPQDIYLLPRRLQAARVRDHFYSCWQEKAALSRKEEDAMSSTSPIITRSDGTGYAFPSSKSPCDTQQAVQLLSVLHAAFGLRYYSLGLLKLAGSLLGFSGPLLLNLLVGFMESHQEPLSHGVLYALGLFAGSFLGALLRNQFNYEVNKVMLTVRAAVISAIYRKALRVSGSSLADFTMGEIVNFMSTDTDRLVNFCVSFHEVWSLPVQFAITLFLLYQQVGVAFLGGLALALLLVPVNKVIANRIMENNKEMLKYKDTRVKLMTEFLCGIRVIKFYTWEQHFGARINACRAKELQKLRAIKYLDAVCVYLWAALPVVVSIVIFITYVLLGHQLTATKVFTALALVGMLIFPLNNFPWVLNGVLDAKVSLDRIQRFLELSDQNLQAYYTIDGPTDPSSALEMHQSAFSWSSAKEESTRQHLARGSQQIFIQDLAVAKGVLVGVVGKVGCGKSSLLAAITGELNRLGGQVYVWDLEQGFGLATQEPWIQFTTVRENILFGRDYDARLYQEVLEACALSDDLNILPAGDQTEVGENGVTLSGGQKARIALARAAYQEKEIYLLDDPLAAVDADVANHLMQKCILGFLKHKTRILCTHRTEFLENADTLLLMDNGRIVKIGTPSEILPLVEATPKVNEENKRRQNKVSSEQGQEEDMEIQTEELGQANCLLQREEEKKKGAVAFQVYRAYWLAVGSCLALSILFSLFLMQASGNVSVWWLSHWISNLPQTANISTRPLSASFPSPQLLLFSLAGLISRIQVLGTAPIYPNSTLDVNFYLTVYGGIAGANSFFTLLRAFLFAYGTIRAATVIHSRLLQRVMKAMVTFFDVTPTGRILNRFSSDLYCVDDSLPFILNIFLANVFGLLGMLVMITYGLPWIGLILLPLAALYFSIQRYYRRTSRELKRLYSLTLSPIYTHFSETLTGLSTIRATRATERFEAENQLRLEQNQRCLFAGNTAMQWLDIRLQMIGVAVVTAIAGIAIIQHQRQLGNPGLVGLALSYALSVTNLLSSLISSFTQTETMMVSVERAEEYSTDIPIEPQEQLIQVAPDWPSQGLVEFQQVVLVYRPGLPNALDGVTFTIYPGEKVGIVGRTGSGKSTIFLALFRMVELRGGHILLDNVDSRLVGLESLRSKLAIIPQDPFLFSGTIRENLDPLGQHTDSDLYQVLEQCHLQEVIAQMGGLDCELGERGKSLSVGQRQLMCLARALLTQAKVLCIDEATASVDQKTDQLLQQTIRQRFTDKTVLTIAHRLNTILDSDRVLVMHAGKVAELDSPAALSKREDSLFQRLLTSGQQ
- the ABCC10 gene encoding ATP-binding cassette sub-family C member 10 isoform X1; this translates as MEEILADLCGTSPEDPLPVWIHGSVGHCFNQLILNVVPHVILALVSACYLGTPRSVPGASHRPGWKCRITASFMLTVLPILGIISAAISQQELGTLYLTVMTNGIAMLAWLTHSLALLMLYRSTYGSSRGPAAMVLLALFPIPALIITLVWCCKNGLAGPYLHAAHIFRLSILCLQLATLLIYVIGYITPVASRQDFCSINDLGQHEPLITESGIPVSTWQGVAEDGESWLSRFSYTWMNPLMKRGYQCMLNRPQDIYLLPRRLQAARVRDHFYSCWQEKAALSRKEEDAMSSTSPIITRSDGTGYAFPSSKSPCDTQQAVQLLSVLHAAFGLRYYSLGLLKLAGSLLGFSGPLLLNLLVGFMESHQEPLSHGVLYALGLFAGSFLGALLRNQFNYEVNKVMLTVRAAVISAIYRKALRVSGSSLADFTMGEIVNFMSTDTDRLVNFCVSFHEVWSLPVQFAITLFLLYQQVGVAFLGGLALALLLVPVNKVIANRIMENNKEMLKYKDTRVKLMTEFLCGIRVIKFYTWEQHFGARINACRAKELQKLRAIKYLDAVCVYLWAALPVVVSIVIFITYVLLGHQLTATKVFTALALVGMLIFPLNNFPWVLNGVLDAKVSLDRIQRFLELSDQNLQAYYTIDGPTDPSSALEMHQSAFSWSSAKEESTRQHLARGSQQIFIQDLAVAKGVLVGVVGKVGCGKSSLLAAITGELNRLGGQVYVWDLEQGFGLATQEPWIQFTTVRENILFGRDYDARLYQEVLEACALSDDLNILPAGDQTEVGENGVTLSGGQKARIALARAAYQEKEIYLLDDPLAAVDADVANHLMQKCILGFLKHKTRILCTHRTEFLENADTLLLMDNGRIVKIGTPSEILPLVEATPKVNEENKRRQNKVSSEQGQEEDMEIQTEELGQANCLLQREEEKKKGAVAFQVYRAYWLAVGSCLALSILFSLFLMQASGNVSVWWLSHWISNLPQTANISTRPLSASFPSPQLLLFSLAGLISRIQVLGTAPIYPNSTLDVNFYLTVYGGIAGANSFFTLLRAFLFAYGTIRAATVIHSRLLQRVMKAMVTFFDVTPTGRILNRFSSDLYCVDDSLPFILNIFLANVFGLLGMLVMITYGLPWIGLILLPLAALYFSIQRYYRRTSRELKRLYSLTLSPIYTHFSETLTGLSTIRATRATERFEAENQLRLEQNQRCLFAGNTAMQWLDIRLQMIGVAVVTAIAGIAIIQHQRQLGNPGLVGLALSYALSVTNLLSSLISSFTQTETMMVSVERAEEYSTDIPIEPQEQLIQVAPDWPSQGLVEFQQVVLVYRPGLPNALDGVTFTIYPGEKVGIVGRTGSGKSTIFLALFRMVELRGGHILLDNVDSRLVGLESLRSKLAIIPQDPFLFSGTIRENLDPLGQHTDSDLYQVLEQCHLQEVIAQMGGLDCELGERGKSLSVGQRQLMCLARALLTQAKVLCIDEATASVDQKTDQLLQQTIRQRFTDKTVLTIAHRLNTILDSDRVLVMHAGKVAELDSPAALSKREDSLFQRLLTSGQQ